A window from Cryptomeria japonica chromosome 1, Sugi_1.0, whole genome shotgun sequence encodes these proteins:
- the LOC131063798 gene encoding small ribosomal subunit protein eS24z, whose translation MADGKAVTVRTRKFMTNRLLARKQFVIDVLHPGRPNVSKVELKDKLAKLYEVRDPQTIFVFGFRTQFGGGKSTGFGLIYDSLDSAKKYEPKYRLIRNGLATKVEKSRKQLKERKNRSKKIRGVKKTKAGDAAKKKK comes from the exons ATGGCGGACGGTAAGGCTGTTACAGTGAGAACGCGGAAGTTTATGACCAATAGACTTCTCGCAAGGAAGCAGTTT GTTATTGATGTTTTACATCCAGGAAGACCAAACGTGTCGAAG GTTGAGCTTAAGGATAAGTTGGCAAAGCTTTACGAAGTGAGAGATCCCCAAACTATTTTTGTGTTTGGGTTCAGAACCCAATTTGGGGGAGGGAAATCTACAGGCTTTGGGCTGATTTATGATAGCCTGGATAGTGCGAAAAAGTATGAGCCGAAGTACAGGCTTATTAGA AATGGGCTCGCTACTAAGGTGGAGAAGTCTAGGAAGCAATTGAAAGAGAGGAAGAACAGATCTAAGAAGATACGTGGAGTCAAGAAG ACTAAGGCAGGAGATGCagcaaagaagaagaaataa